CTTGCAGCGGTTCGAGCAGCAGTCCGCGTCGGTCGAACACTCGGCGTTCTTGGGCAGACAGCTCGGGGCTTCGCACGTCCCGGTCGCCGGGTCGCACACCTCACCCGCGCCGCAGGTCACCGGCACGCCCGCCTCGCACGCCCCGGCGGTGCACACCTCGGCGCCGTTGCAGGCGTCGCCATCGTCGCAGTCGGCGTCGATCGAGCACTCGGGCGCCGTGCTGCGGAACACGTCCCACGCAGCGCTCGCGCGGGCGGCCTGGCCGGCGGTGAAGCGGTCCATGCAGGAGTCGTCCGTGTAGTCCATGAAGTTCTCGATCGGATCCGGGCCGTCGCCGCGGCAGGTGTCGCGACCGATCGGGCAGCCGTAGGCCGCCGAGCGCTCGGCCGGCGTGTCGTCCACCGAGTCGCCCTGGCCGCGGCAGCCGCCCTGGAACGTGTGGTAGAGCCCGAGCCAGTGGCCGACCTCGTGGGTGAGCGTGTCGCCCTCGTTGTACGGCGCCGCGGTGCCTCCGGGGACGCTGCCGTCGAGGATCACGACGCCGTCGTCGGTCGGGTTGCCGTCGTACCACTCGGGGAACGTCGCCCAGCCGAGCAGGCCGCTGCCGGTCATCCCGCACGAGTACACGTTGAGCGCATCGGCGCCGCCGGTGCGCAGCGCGGCTTTCATCGCCGCCTCGACCGACGACACGTCGCAGTCGCTGTACCAGGTCGCGTCGTCGGTGTAGGTCGTTCCGGCCAGGGCGAACTGGAAGCGGGTCGGCGCGCCGCCGGTGGCTCCGCCGTAGGAGGCGTTGAGGACCGCGATCGACGCGTCGATCGCCTCCGCGCTCAGTCGCCCGCTGGCGCCGTCGTGGATCACGTGCCAGTACACCGGAATCGTCACCGGCGCGGCGAGCGCGTACGGCACTCGCGCCTGCGCGAGCAACGCGTCGACCGCCGCGATCTGATCGGCCGTCGGGTTGTCCGTACCGCAGCCGCGGTGAAACAGGCGGCCGTCGCCTGTGGGCGGCGCCGCATTCGGATCGATGCGCGTGTCGTTGCCGCACGCGGCGGCCAGCGCGAGGAGCAGGGCGACTGCGACGAAAGAGGTGGATTTCATGTGCGCGAGCGTACGCAAACGTGGGGCCATTGGGCGACAAAACTGACCCCTGTCGCTCCGCGGGGTTGCCGTCCGGCGTTCGCCGGCGCCGCGGGGTGGGCGGACACCGGATCGGTCCGGCAGGGGTCACGAGGCGCCGCCGCAGCGCGGCGACACCTGCCTCGGGCGGTTGCGCGGGCCGGCGCGCCACCGCGCCGCGCGCGGCCGGCAGCCCGGCCGCGGCCGCTGCGTCAGAAGGTTCCGGCCACGACGAGGGCCGCGCCGGAAGCGGTGGGGACGACCGTCAGATCGCGGCGGGACGTTCCGCGGTCGCGCCGCAGCCAGTACCGCACGGCGGCGGCCGACGCGAGCCCGGCGCCGACTCCCACGCCGACCCAGGCCGCGGTGCGCCGCGACTGCGCCGCGTCGAGGTGGCGTTCGTATTCGCCGTAGGTCGCCGCGTCTGCGGCGGCGCGGCGTTCGGCGGCGGAGGACACGAACAGGCCGATGCCGACGGCCGCGGACGTCGCACCGGCGCCGAGCAGCGTGGCGCCAATCGGGTCGCGGTACCACGGCCGCCGGTCGTCGCCGGGCGCCGCCGCGGGGGCGGCGGGCGCGGGCGCGGCGTGCGCGGCGGGCGCGGCCGCCGGAACGCGGCCCGCGGGCCGCGCGGGTGCGGCGGGCGGCCCGCGGTCGGGGATCTCGGCGCTCGTCCACCCCGTTTCGCCGAGGGCGACCTCGCAGCGCTCGATCGCGGCGCTCGCGGCCTTCGCCTGCGGCTCCGGCGGATCGGTGGCGAGGAACTCGCGGTACGCGCGGATGGCGCTGGCGCAGTCGCCGCTGAGCCGCTCGGCCTGGCCGATGGCAAACATCAACTCCGGCCGCGGGTCGATGGCATAGCCGGCGCGAAATTCGCGGATCGCCGCCTCGTAGTCGCGCGCCCGGTAGTGCTCGAGGCCGCGGTCGAGGTGCGCGCGGGCGCGCGGGTCCATCGGCGGCACGGCGGGGCCGTCGGCGGCCGCGGCGGTCGGGATACAGGCCAGGGCTACAGCGAGGGCGGCAGTGCGGAGTCGGGATCCCATGTCGCGTCGTCTCGTCGGGCGGGAGTGTCTGTGCGCGCGCGAGTTGCGCGGGATGCGGCGCGGCGGCGCACGGGCCGTCTGGCGCGGGGCCGCGTTGCCGGCGCCGGCGGCCGGTCGTCGCGGACCGCCTCGCGGCTCGCGCGGCGCTCGCCGCGGTCGGCGGTCGCGCCGCCGGCGTCGCCGTGGTCGTCGCCGGTGGTGCCGGTCGCCCCGGCACCGCGGTCGTCACTCGTGCTGTTGGTTGTGGATGCATCGGATGGTGCCGCCGGCGCGGCCCGGCCGCCGGCGCGCGTGCCTTCGCCGGCGAGCTGCACCGCGACCGGCGCGCCGCTCGCGTTGGGGCCGCGGCGGAGGGAAGCTGCCGGGTGCGCGCCCGCCTGCGCCGGCGGCGCGGCGGCCGCCGGTGCGGCGATCGCCGGCGCGGCGGTGGTCGCCGGCGCGGCGATCGCCGGTGTGGCGGCCGGGGTCGCCCCCGGCAACGTGGCGCGGGCCGGCGCGGCAGGAGCCGGCGCCGCCGGCTCGCCGGTCGGAAATCCGGCGAGCGCCAGCCACGCGACGGTGGCGGCCGCGGCACCGATCGCCACCGCGACCGCTGCGCGCACGCCGCGGCGCGGTCGCCGCGCCCGTTCGTCGCCGGCGGCCGCGGCGCGCTCGGCGACCGCGTCGTGTTCGCCGCTGCCGTCGGCCAGCCGCGCGGGCGGCGCCGCGTCGAACATGGCGGTGTACACGGGCGCGCCGGCGGCGTCCGCCACGACGCTGTCGTCGCCCGGGCCGCACGCGTCGACGACCACGATCTCCTCGTCGTCCGCATCGCTGTCCCGTTGGACCTCCGCCAGCGACCGCGGGCGCGGCGTCGCCGCGACGGTCGGCGCGGCACGCAGCGCCGCATCGCGCGACAAGCCGCTGTCGGACGGCTCGGCCGCGATCGCGTCCGCGAAGATGTCGCGCATGTAGTCGCTCAGTTCGATCGGGGAGATCGACAAGCGGTGGTCGCGCGCGAACACTTCGATGTCGCGCTGCATCTCGCGCGCGGTCTGGTAGCGCGCCTCGCGATCGCGACGCAGCGCCTTGAGCACGATCGCCTCGAGCGCCGCGGGGTAGCCGGGCACGCGCGTCGACGGAGGCGGCACGTCCTGGGTCGCGATCTGCTGCAGGATGGCGAACTCGCTGTCGCCCTTGAACAGGCGCTGGCCGGTGGTGAGTTCGTACAAGATGATGCCGGCCGCGAACACGTCGCTGCGCCGATCCAGCGGTTCGCCGCGACACTGCTCCGGCGACATGTACGCGATCTTGCCCTTGAGCGTGCCGGCGCGCGTCTGCGTCTGCTTGGCGACGCATTTGGCGACGCCAAAGTCGGCGATCTTGACCGCGCCGTCGTACGACACGAGCACGTTCGACAGCGACACATCGCGATGCACGATTCCCAGCGGGCGGCCGTCGAGGTCGCGCTTGTCGTGCGCGTAGTGCAGTCCGGCGCACAACCCGTGCACGATCGTGAGAGCGTTGCCGAGCGGCACGGCGCGGCTGGCGCGGTGTTCGTGCTTGAGGATGTTGCGCACGTCCTGGCCCTGGACGTACTCCATCGTGAAGTAGTAGTTCCCGACCTGCTGGCCGATGTCGTAGACCTGCACGATGTTCGGGTGGTCCAACGTCGCCGCGATGCGCGCCTCGTCGAGGAACATGCTCACGAATTCGGGGTTGGTCGCGTACTGCGGCAGAATGCGCTTGAGCACGACCCGCTTTTGAAACCCTTCGATTCCCTGCGCGCGCGCGAGGTAGACCTCGGCCATTCCGCCGA
This genomic stretch from Deltaproteobacteria bacterium harbors:
- a CDS encoding serine/threonine protein kinase produces the protein MVEHAAPRGPAVFALHAAVGARERERLDRQPVVDDERVAVERRLRAARRGRVQFAALVLRALDEQRRHRRGRPPAAPARHVVEQVAIRARRRQQVHAVEPGQVHAESARVLEKQFGMRPAGGDPARLLLVQVFREVATHRGYRTLHVRPTDQHGKVSHVGRVFLFKVNMQPIARHGARREQRPRPVHLALHHCEQRFAELVARHAHTLPRVRPPPTSTESTRDSQFVVAGTAEVLLDPARSGPHQCTVPVSSPDAAPIPLGKFLAPGMRLGKYQLIRQLAIGGMAEVYLARAQGIEGFQKRVVLKRILPQYATNPEFVSMFLDEARIAATLDHPNIVQVYDIGQQVGNYYFTMEYVQGQDVRNILKHEHRASRAVPLGNALTIVHGLCAGLHYAHDKRDLDGRPLGIVHRDVSLSNVLVSYDGAVKIADFGVAKCVAKQTQTRAGTLKGKIAYMSPEQCRGEPLDRRSDVFAAGIILYELTTGQRLFKGDSEFAILQQIATQDVPPPSTRVPGYPAALEAIVLKALRRDREARYQTAREMQRDIEVFARDHRLSISPIELSDYMRDIFADAIAAEPSDSGLSRDAALRAAPTVAATPRPRSLAEVQRDSDADDEEIVVVDACGPGDDSVVADAAGAPVYTAMFDAAPPARLADGSGEHDAVAERAAAAGDERARRPRRGVRAAVAVAIGAAAATVAWLALAGFPTGEPAAPAPAAPARATLPGATPAATPAIAAPATTAAPAIAAPAAAAPPAQAGAHPAASLRRGPNASGAPVAVQLAGEGTRAGGRAAPAAPSDASTTNSTSDDRGAGATGTTGDDHGDAGGATADRGERRASREAVRDDRPPAPATRPRARRPVRRRAASRATRARTDTPARRDDATWDPDSALPPSL